A single genomic interval of Rhodothermales bacterium harbors:
- a CDS encoding CHAT domain-containing tetratricopeptide repeat protein, producing the protein MPPALVLLRVHVIFSVLLILFVAGCRESDREGNERQPLLAIAVSALPDTMVARLLLAEAGDWLLAAEYDSAWPPIVRAKQLYAGSPQVEGQFETALLEGRFHLDQGRFNDAYALVDSALTSALPVLGEYHPLVADAYDILGNSSRVRGDLDAVERHFFDALRIRETLFGAESPRVAESHHHIGLYHHLKGDLEQAKAHYEQRLALTTALSVSDSMGIARTHNNLASIYSNLGNIDLALASHQQALQIRLAVLPVHHNDMASTYHNLGNVYLVLHDYEQSLRYFQQAITIREVLFGKTHIDIAGGYYSIARVHIYEEKYDRAIEYLDHALATLDTQQYMRHPLMHLIFRQKSSAQMKLGHYDEAEALLQQSSQMVQAQYGQDHPDMIQAHLSLGLLHEEKGDMMAAMRQYEEAHAMSLRSQGDRRNETAVALLNMASVYRKLGKKAQAVASFERALGILEARGTERRTMAQAINELGAMQSEPDGDPDEAMALLQRAIYVNVPAFGDQNHLSNPDIRTHQAASEDRLFDTLVLKAGVLTTLFDREGEERYVRAAYDAYRQAGYLVQAYLRELSTEASQLAWVERTHVLYEPAIGTALRMFRLTGDAGYQEAAFAFAEQSRGRVLASSITAARARHYANIPDSLLEREEDIRLRLTYYTRSLKEEEGQLDAADSARVTLWKGKVFALKREYEALIAGFESAYPAYFKLKHQTTTASLADIQAALHGTEDTLVEYFVGADSLYAFAVTAASVDVTATAIDSTLADDVETLRTAIVDRNTAAFAETGHRLYQQLVAPLAPFIRGTHVTIVPDAFLSQLPFETLLSAPAAGGAPSYTGLRYLLDSYSISYAYSSTLYVDTRVEHPPAARNFVAFAPVFMDELLAGTRGAALLAENLPAPDGALNRGFLPATFDEVKSIEKLFVASRGWLGALFGGKTRVFLEEQATEASIREALRDYRFVHLATHAFVSEDDPLLSGIVLLDDTTGGHDGVLELAEIYNLDLNAELVTLSACQTGLGRQMRGEGLVGLTRGFLFAGARNVLVSLWNVQDQTTARLMTHFYEGVLAGLPKGEALRDAKRRLIASSDHLADPFYWSPFVLNGR; encoded by the coding sequence ATGCCCCCCGCCCTGGTACTGCTCCGCGTACACGTCATTTTTAGTGTTCTACTGATCCTATTCGTCGCCGGCTGTCGTGAGTCGGACCGAGAAGGAAACGAACGGCAGCCGCTCCTGGCCATCGCCGTTTCGGCCCTGCCCGATACGATGGTGGCCCGCCTCCTGCTGGCCGAGGCCGGCGATTGGCTTCTGGCCGCGGAATACGATTCCGCCTGGCCGCCGATCGTACGCGCGAAACAGCTATATGCCGGCAGCCCTCAGGTCGAGGGTCAGTTTGAAACCGCCCTCCTGGAAGGTCGATTTCACCTGGATCAGGGGCGTTTCAATGACGCGTACGCCCTCGTCGATAGCGCCTTGACCTCGGCGCTTCCGGTCCTGGGTGAATACCATCCCCTCGTCGCCGACGCCTACGACATCCTGGGGAATAGTAGCCGCGTTCGAGGGGATCTGGACGCCGTGGAGCGCCACTTTTTTGACGCGTTGCGGATCCGGGAGACATTGTTTGGTGCGGAGTCGCCACGTGTCGCTGAAAGCCACCACCATATCGGACTGTATCATCACCTGAAAGGCGATCTGGAACAGGCGAAAGCCCACTATGAGCAGCGATTGGCATTGACAACAGCCCTCTCGGTCTCGGACAGCATGGGCATTGCCAGAACGCATAACAATCTCGCTTCCATCTACTCTAATCTGGGTAATATCGACCTTGCGCTGGCGAGCCACCAACAGGCGTTGCAGATACGTTTAGCCGTCTTGCCCGTCCATCACAATGACATGGCGTCAACGTATCATAATCTGGGCAACGTCTATCTGGTCTTGCATGATTACGAGCAGTCGCTGAGGTATTTCCAGCAGGCTATCACCATACGCGAGGTCTTGTTCGGCAAGACCCATATCGATATCGCCGGCGGGTACTACAGCATAGCGCGCGTGCACATCTACGAGGAAAAATACGACCGGGCTATCGAATATCTCGATCACGCGCTGGCGACCCTCGATACGCAGCAATACATGCGGCACCCGCTGATGCACCTGATTTTTCGCCAGAAATCAAGCGCCCAGATGAAGTTAGGTCACTATGATGAAGCCGAGGCACTCTTGCAGCAATCGAGTCAGATGGTGCAAGCTCAGTATGGTCAGGACCATCCGGATATGATACAGGCCCACCTCAGCCTGGGCTTGTTGCACGAGGAGAAAGGGGACATGATGGCTGCCATGCGTCAGTATGAGGAGGCGCATGCGATGAGTCTGCGCAGCCAGGGAGACCGGCGGAACGAGACGGCTGTCGCCCTGCTCAACATGGCTTCGGTATACAGAAAGTTGGGGAAAAAGGCGCAGGCGGTAGCGTCATTTGAGCGAGCGCTCGGAATACTCGAGGCGCGTGGTACGGAACGACGCACCATGGCGCAAGCGATCAATGAGTTAGGCGCCATGCAATCGGAGCCCGATGGCGATCCCGATGAGGCCATGGCCTTGTTGCAGAGGGCTATTTACGTCAATGTACCGGCGTTTGGCGACCAGAATCACTTATCTAATCCTGATATACGCACGCACCAAGCGGCCTCCGAGGACCGTCTCTTTGACACGCTCGTCCTAAAGGCCGGCGTGTTAACTACCCTCTTCGATCGCGAAGGGGAGGAGCGGTATGTGCGTGCCGCCTACGATGCCTACCGGCAGGCCGGCTACCTGGTGCAGGCCTATCTGCGCGAATTGTCGACCGAGGCGTCCCAACTAGCATGGGTCGAACGCACGCACGTCCTCTACGAGCCGGCGATCGGCACCGCCTTGCGGATGTTCCGGTTGACGGGCGACGCGGGCTATCAGGAGGCCGCGTTCGCGTTCGCCGAGCAGAGCCGGGGCCGTGTGCTAGCCTCCTCCATCACGGCGGCGCGCGCGCGGCACTATGCGAACATCCCGGATTCGCTCCTGGAACGCGAAGAAGACATCCGTCTACGCCTCACCTATTACACCCGCAGCCTCAAGGAAGAAGAAGGGCAACTCGATGCCGCGGACAGCGCTCGGGTGACTCTATGGAAAGGCAAGGTGTTCGCCCTGAAGCGGGAATACGAAGCACTGATCGCCGGCTTCGAATCCGCTTACCCCGCCTATTTCAAGCTCAAGCACCAGACGACCACGGCTTCGCTGGCCGACATCCAGGCTGCGCTCCATGGAACGGAGGATACACTCGTCGAATACTTCGTCGGAGCCGATTCGCTGTATGCCTTCGCGGTGACCGCGGCCAGCGTCGATGTCACCGCCACGGCGATTGACTCGACGTTGGCGGACGATGTGGAGACCTTGCGGACCGCGATCGTCGATCGCAACACTGCCGCATTCGCTGAAACCGGACACCGACTGTACCAACAACTTGTCGCGCCCTTGGCGCCGTTTATCCGAGGGACCCACGTCACCATTGTCCCCGACGCGTTTCTCAGCCAACTCCCCTTCGAGACCTTGTTGTCCGCGCCCGCCGCTGGCGGCGCACCGTCGTATACGGGCCTCCGGTATTTGCTGGACTCCTATTCCATCAGTTATGCCTACTCGTCGACCCTCTATGTCGATACCCGTGTGGAACACCCGCCGGCGGCCCGCAACTTCGTGGCGTTTGCGCCTGTGTTCATGGACGAACTTCTCGCCGGCACACGGGGGGCCGCCCTGCTCGCCGAAAACCTCCCCGCGCCCGATGGGGCGTTAAATCGCGGTTTCCTTCCGGCGACCTTCGATGAAGTCAAAAGCATTGAGAAGCTATTTGTAGCCAGCCGCGGTTGGCTGGGCGCACTGTTTGGAGGTAAAACGCGCGTATTTCTTGAGGAGCAGGCCACCGAAGCCAGCATTCGCGAGGCGCTGCGAGATTATCGCTTCGTCCACCTGGCCACCCATGCCTTTGTCAGTGAAGACGATCCGCTGCTCTCCGGCATCGTCCTACTCGACGATACTACCGGCGGGCACGACGGCGTGCTGGAACTTGCCGAGATCTACAACCTGGATTTAAACGCCGAACTCGTCACGCTGAGCGCCTGTCAGACGGGTCTCGGTCGGCAAATGCGTGGCGAAGGGCTGGTCGGGCTGACGCGCGGATTCCTCTTCGCCGGCGCCCGGAATGTACTCGTTTCCTTGTGGAACGTCCAGGATCAGACCACGGCTCGGCTCATGACTCATTTTTATGAAGGCGTGCTGGCCGGATTACCAAAGGGGGAAGCCCTGCGCGACGCCAAACGACGGCTCATCGCCTCGTCCGATCACCTGGCGGATCCATTCTACTGGTCGCCGTTTGTGCTGAACGGCCGCTAG